A window from Leuconostoc mesenteroides subsp. mesenteroides encodes these proteins:
- a CDS encoding hydrolase — MTDSQTVLQPELINRLDSKIMYLGQLQSAVMNQQVPQVYELLDSKKFNEQIRQRPHADSNALLAQMVTDIHDNLASFLAPELLEYLKQQFSFFDFVATNDEPSIYQVYIGTWWDHRQFALLDVLSLTLTINKKIVSEWQETIKLPTGANINDVQIREIKQIMNGLQTFLDDETKRNLEVQVLNDQLAQLKENKSGLLGRIDKKTREELANKRDLLLASQQRVPEVKAKLAEHESEMLQLEKDDALRHLEIEEILSHFESIDTFIQKINHLYVDYLKTLLQKK; from the coding sequence ATGACAGATTCTCAAACTGTGTTGCAGCCAGAATTAATCAATCGGCTCGATAGTAAAATTATGTACCTCGGACAATTACAGTCTGCTGTAATGAACCAACAGGTGCCTCAAGTATATGAATTACTTGACTCTAAAAAATTCAACGAGCAAATTCGCCAACGTCCTCATGCAGATTCTAATGCTCTACTTGCCCAAATGGTTACTGATATTCATGATAATCTGGCAAGTTTTCTAGCTCCTGAATTATTGGAATATTTAAAACAACAGTTTAGTTTTTTTGATTTTGTGGCAACTAATGATGAGCCATCAATTTATCAAGTATATATTGGTACTTGGTGGGACCACCGCCAATTTGCACTCTTAGACGTATTGTCGCTCACGTTAACAATTAATAAAAAAATAGTCAGTGAATGGCAAGAAACGATTAAACTACCAACTGGAGCAAATATAAACGATGTTCAAATTCGTGAAATAAAACAAATTATGAACGGCCTACAAACTTTTTTGGATGATGAAACTAAACGGAATTTAGAAGTGCAAGTTTTAAATGATCAATTAGCCCAACTTAAGGAAAATAAGTCTGGGCTGCTAGGTCGTATTGATAAAAAAACGCGGGAAGAATTAGCAAATAAACGCGATTTGTTATTAGCTTCGCAGCAAAGAGTTCCGGAAGTAAAGGCTAAGTTGGCAGAACATGAATCTGAAATGCTTCAATTGGAAAAAGATGATGCCTTACGTCACTTAGAAATCGAAGAAATATTGTCACATTTTGAGAGCATTGACACTTTTATTCAAAAAATAAATCATCTTTATGTTGACTACTTGAAAACACTATTGCAGAAGAAATAA
- a CDS encoding LemA family protein, translating into MTILIIVAIVVIIAVAWVSIYNSLVKTRMQTKESWSQIDVQLKRRNDLIPNLVETVKGYAKHESGTLEEVTKLRQEVEHAATPADKMVASNQLTGVLSGFFARAEAYPDLKANTNFTKLQEELTNTENKIAYSRQLFNSTTALYNMKLQQFPSNIVAGIHHFEPSEFLQVPETEKEVPTVKF; encoded by the coding sequence ATGACAATATTGATTATAGTTGCAATCGTTGTAATTATCGCTGTTGCTTGGGTTAGCATTTATAACTCGCTTGTAAAAACACGCATGCAAACAAAAGAATCTTGGAGCCAGATTGACGTTCAATTAAAGCGTCGTAATGATTTGATTCCAAATTTAGTGGAAACCGTCAAAGGGTACGCTAAGCATGAAAGTGGTACGTTGGAAGAAGTAACAAAACTTCGTCAAGAGGTGGAACATGCCGCAACACCGGCTGATAAAATGGTTGCCTCAAACCAATTGACCGGTGTTTTATCTGGATTTTTTGCCCGTGCTGAAGCTTATCCTGATTTGAAAGCTAATACGAACTTTACAAAGTTGCAAGAAGAACTAACAAACACTGAAAATAAGATTGCTTATTCACGTCAGTTGTTTAATTCAACAACAGCACTTTACAATATGAAATTACAACAATTCCCAAGTAATATTGTTGCGGGAATTCATCATTTTGAACCAAGTGAATTTTTGCAAGTCCCAGAAACTGAGAAAGAAGTCCCTACGGTTAAGTTCTAA